A window of the Anoplopoma fimbria isolate UVic2021 breed Golden Eagle Sablefish chromosome 17, Afim_UVic_2022, whole genome shotgun sequence genome harbors these coding sequences:
- the myog gene encoding myogenin, with the protein MELFETNPYFFPDQRFYEGGDSYYPSRLPGGYDQSTYQDRNSMMGLCGGLNGGVGVGVTGTEDKASPSSMSPHSEPHCPGQCLPWACKLCKRKTVTMDRRRAATMREKRRLKKVNEAFDALKRSTLMNPNQRLPKVEILRSAIQYIERLQALVSSLNQQDTETGQQGMHYRPSPAQPRSGGVSSSEPSSGSTCCSSPEWSSTPEQCTQSYSSEDLLSAADSPEQGNMRALTSIVDSISAAGGPVAFPVDISK; encoded by the exons ATGGAGCTTTTTGAGACCAACCCTTACTTCTTCCCTGACCAGCGCTTCTACGAGGGAGGGGACAGCTACTACCCCTCTCGCCTGCCTGGGGGGTACGACCAATCCACCTACCAGGATAGGAACTCCATGATGGGCTTGTGTGGGGGTCTGAATGGTGGTGTTGGAGTTGGGGTGACAGGAACAGAGGACAAAGCCTCTCCGTCCAGCATGTCACCTCACTCCGAGCCCCACTGCCCGGGCCAGTGCCTGCCCTGGGCCTGTAAGCTGTGCAAAAGGAAGACGGTTACCATGGACCGCCGGCGAGCGGCCACAATGAGGGAGAAGAGGCGTCTGAAGAAGGTGAACGAGGCCTTTGATGCTCTGAAGAGGAGCACCCTGATGAACCCGAACCAGAGGCTACCCAAGGTTGAGATCTTGCGGAGTGCCATCCAGTATATCGAAAGGCTGCAGGCCCTGGTGTCCTCCCTCAACCAGCAGGACACTGAGACGGGACAGCAGGGAATGCACTACCGACCCAGCCCGGCCCAACCCAGA TCGGGCGGG GTGTCGTCAAGCGAGCCCAGTTCAGGCAGCACCTGCTGCAGTAGCCCAGAGTGGAGCAGCACCCCAGAGCAGTGCACACAGAGCTACAGCAGCGAgg ATCTCCTGAGCGCTGCCGACTCTCCAGAGCAGGGGAACATGCGTGCCCTGACCTCCATCGTGGACAGCATCAGTGCAGCGGGCGGACCTGTGGCCTTTCCTGTGGACATTTCCAAATAG